The Odocoileus virginianus isolate 20LAN1187 ecotype Illinois chromosome 2, Ovbor_1.2, whole genome shotgun sequence genomic interval AGggaatgcttcaattcaaacccttttgctggcactcTAGCTTGTTTGGCATATGTGTGCTCCTATTGcagaaaatgctcatgattgttctaaacatcctaagcacagtacgctaacaaaagaagctattaagcataggccccttcacggggtgagaaaagctccacaaatattatagccacatatgtgcctaatagaaaatagttcAGATAGAGAATTAgctggcgacttcttgcaggtagttaacttttagactaagagcctgttttgtgccatatctgctgtttctgcaatcctttacatttctgttctgtaaaaatgtaatcctatctagttcccatagagatgacacctaatagaaagaaaatagattaaccacaaaaaagacagtgtcagctactgaagttgcttgaagttgcaccaggtgcaagccataaattgtcaacaggcctgaaagccaaaagatattatacatagagattaaccattaAAAAGGCCCTagtaggcacagagccctttggggggtgaggaagctctattagagaatacaaaaaaaatagttttaaaagttgttattagatcaacgtttgattgatgttaatgtgctgaggttgtgcagtggaaactattgttaatatagttggagATCTAGTAAAATAAGAGTTTGGCCCTAGTGTAAAAAcgataagataattgttaattttaaccaggagtgctaaacaggggctgcctcaccagagccacagagtctttgtgtgttaaactttttagatacatttagctgagaatttctgcaaaaagactggCTTTTATGtcaacaggattgtatttctattatgttacAACTTGCTGTACCATGAGACCGCCACTGTTCTGTTTCCTGCtgagctcaaggccagaagataatgtacaaaaatctacgggaaaagactctcataaataaaaatatacagagcatgcctggtttcgtgaaggacaagctgatgtaacaTTAAACCaagtctgtgtgcttatctgccccttagaaatGAACCAACTTAGGGCATAAAGGagatggtgaaaaataaagcaactgccagactctgccGCAGCTTCCTggtctggtctctttctttctctctctctctctctccctagcagacttggccctatcaaggccggTCCTATGTGTCTCTCTCTCGccaacgccgttcatcctgagggttcccctggatccagCTAGGGCTGGACCCCGACAGGGGTCGAGCAGGGAAGGTCATTAAGAGATGTGGGGTAGTGAGGGCTGACGTTGGGGGTCTCACGAGCCGGGTCCCCAGGGTGTGGTTTGAACTTGGGGTGGTGTGAGGAGACCCTGTAGGCAGTGAGAGGTTGGCGGTTTGTCGATGCTCCATGGAGGAccgtgggggtgtggggaggacgGGGGTGGTGCAGTGGGGCCAGTGGGGGGTGCAGTGTGAAACCACCACAGGTCACCCTGCAGAAAACAGCGACCCTGACCAGGGCAGCACTCCtgagcagagagcagcagggagACTCCTGTCTGGGGGAACAACCCTGAGGCTGCCTGGGGGCAGAGGATGGGGTCACCAGGGAGGCCCGGGAATTCCTGGGTTCCCTGGGCACTCAGAACCTTGGTCCCCATCACAATGGGCCAGGATTCCAGGGACACTCTGAACTGAGGTTCTGCGGGGCAGGCTCAGCACAGACAGGGTGGGTGGCGCGGAGGGGCCCTGAAGGACCCAGGGGCCGCCATGAAGATCCGCAATGAGGCGGAGATGGAGGAGCAGATCCAGGAGCTGAAGACCATCACTCGGCTCCAGGGTGCGTCTGCTGCCGGGTGACCGGGGGCTCCAGGTGCAGGACTGTTGGCCCTAAGACAGGCCAGGGCAAACTGGCTAGGGGCCATGCCACTGCTCACCCGCGAGCAGAGCTGGGAGAATGGATGGGAAGGGTCTGCCATGGGAAGGGGCTGGAGAAGCTGGGGGCTTCAGAGAGATTTGTGAGTATAGTGGGCCCAACGCCAGAGGGGACAGGAGCGTCTGGGAGTGATGACGGGCCTGCCCATCCTGACTTCCAccgccccacccaccccacccacccagcaACACTGTGCCCTGAACGCTGTCCAGATGAGCACCGCTGGACAGAGAAGTGGGCCCCCATGCAGGCTGGGAGGAAGGTGCATGGGCTTAGAGGCAGCAAGCTCATGCCCCCACTCCGCACCACCCGGGAATCCAGGCCGGGCCGTCGGCCCACATCCcactgccctgcccctcccccgcccacaGACCAATGTCGGGCGCTGCAGATCCAGTCGGTGAAGGAGAAGACAGTCAAGAACAAGGCCACGCTGGCTCACCTGCGCAGCAACATCCGCCGCAAGTCCCAGGAGTGGGCTTCGGCCAAGAAGGTGGACACGGGGCTCCTCCTGCTGCCTGATGGCTGGGCGCGGGGGGCGCGCGCGCTGAAgcagcccctccccccaacacagaTGGACAGCCGGCCCCTGCTTTCCCCACGCTGACCCCACCACCAACCTCAGGGGGTGGGGCCTGGACCCAATTAGGGGCCCTTTCTGAGGCTACCCCCTGCGGCAGCCACCTAGGGGACACGGGAACCCTCCTCTCTGGACCCCATCATATCCGAGCGGGCATGAGCCAATGGGGCCTGCAGCGCTCTGCCCCTTGTAGCCCCAGGAGCTGGGGTCTTGCTGCGCAGAAGGGTCCCGGGGAGAGGGCCTGGAGGGGCCGGTGGCCGGGTGAACGCAGAGGGGGTGAGCCCCCAGCTCAGCCGCCGCCGCTCCGCAGTACGACCAGTGGACCATCTCCAGGGCCTGTGGGAAGGACGTGCCCATGAGGCTGGCGAACAGCCGCTGCACCATGGAGGTAGGCGGCGGGACGGCCCCTCCGCCCGGCCCAGCCGGTGCACCCCCAACTATACTACAAGGTGGAGCCGGTGGGGAGCGGAGCGAGTGCCCAGCCACAGGGTCCCTGTGGGGCGGCCACAGGCTCCTccctgttggggtcctttaatggaccggaacatTGTGGTACGGTGTTGGcgatcagaaagtaaaagagagaaggaggctgatatcccttggtttacacagaggaccaatattgtccttgacacagggcttgcatcactcaccaaggtaccaggcaccctctcgagtgggtcttagaagcccgggcagaaaagtgagcacaacgggtctccacgctccagaaagtcagcagaaaaagagagagagagacaaaaaaagacccggggacctaagctctaatggaacaaaggtgctttaatgatttttctatgagtatatacaggctgcagtacaagaaacttctttcgggaatgatagagttcagcaaaccaaacgtacagcaaccgttaccaagggaacaaggggtaatgttagtcacaaggtcaggacacaatccatatctcaagaaaggggaacgagactaagcagttttgtcctaaagagaatgtttactaaaggagacccaagcctgcctcacacagtgacctcagtccctgggagcagcgtgctgctccgcttgaagagggacagaggactcatGGGAGACAGCATGTAGGAATCCCCCTGTCACACATTCTCTGACACTCCCGACGGGCTCCGTGGCCCCCCGCGCACCCACTAGCGGGTCGTGCCCTCCCCGACGCAGGTGGCGCGGGAGAAGCTGCGCAAGTATGTTTTCGACCGCGTGAACGTGCACAACGTGCTGATCCACTTGGTGCGGCGGCGCGGCCGGAAGCTGGAGAGTATGCAGCTGGAGCTGGCCGGCCTGAAGAGCCAGCCAGACGCCACCAAGGAGGAGCTGCGCCTGCGGCAGGTGCGGCGGCGGGCGGGGCTCAGGTGCGGCCGAGGGGCGGGGCTGAGAAGGGGGCGGGGCCTAGAATGGTGCGGGGCGGGGCCTCCGGGGGCGGGGCCCTGGAGAGGGGGGTGAGACTAGGCGGGCTAGGTGAGGCTCCTCCCCTTGGAAGAGAGACCAGCCCCGCCCCCGTGAGCCTCTGGGCTCCCAGTCGGCCTGTCCCGGAAGGCACTCTCAATGTGccctccaccccccaaccccaggtcATCCGTCAGCTGGAGAACAACATAGAAAAGACGACGATCAAGATCACCACAAGCCAAAATATCCACTTCCTGTACATGGACCTGCTGGACCACCTGAAAAAGGTGAGCTCCCCTCACCCCGCATCCTGGTTCCAGGGAGCCTAACGGGGTTTGAAGGGCGGGAATCTCAGGCCCCAGGCTGTGTGCAGGACTGGGACCTCCGTGGCGGCGGGGTCCTCCAGGGCAGGGCACCCTCCCCCCGCAGCTTTACACCTCTCCTGGAGCCTAAGTGACCCCGAGAAAGAGAGCCCTGCTTTGGGCGTCAGCTGAGCAGTGGCACCTTGTAGGTGGGAAAGAATTTGTTATTTTCTACTCAGAAAAGGTGTGTCATGTGCTACGTCAGAATTTTTGCGTTTGCCCCATCGTTTTTCATTGCCCAGCTTCTGGGGGCAAGAGGCAAATGCAGCATACTCAGGAAGTCCCCTAACATCATCCAGGGCTAGCCGCCTCTGCGCGGGCCAGCAGCCTGGGCTTGCCGCCCACTTCTTCCGAGCCAGCCCCAGGCTCCCTGccgaggaggcagggggaggctcAGGGGCCTTGAGCCCTCCTAAGAGGCAACCCCCCTTCACTGGAGGCCCCCCAGGCCTCCACAGAGCAGAGCGCAGGCACCTGCCACAAGCCAGACGGCCGGAAGACGGGAGGAGGACAGGACCCCTCGTCATCTGGATGCATTCTATCCTCCCAGTGGTCCCTCTTGCCTTTCTAGAACATACGCATTAAAAACAATAACTCCCGTGGCCACCTGCATTTTTTGTTGGTTCCATGGCACAGCATTtgcgatcttagttccttgactagggatcaaacctgtgcctcctccAGTGGAAGCCTGgtgtctcaatcactggaccgccagggtaGTCCccatgtccattaaaaaaaaaaaaaaaaaaaaaaaaaacctttctgggagtccagtggttaagactccaagcccccaatgcaggggcacctgttcgatccctggtcagggaactaagatcccacatgccgcatggcacccccccaaaataaaagtggACATTAAAGAcactatatattctttaaaaataaatttttaaaaacagtggagAGTCTACATAGTAATcaacaacaaaatactaaaaGCTAAGATGTCTTGGACATTTGGGAACCTGACTCTGTGTTAAATAATACATCATTCTACCGTCTCAATCCATCCTGGCAGCAACCCCTTGAAAGAGCCATTATTACCTTGTTATGCTCAGGAAAACTCAGGATAAGTGGCTTTCCTACGGTCCTGCGCTAGCTGGTCAGGTTAGCCTTGGCCCTGAGTCCTGAGTCTGACCCCACACCATCTACATCTACTTCACTTCAGTGAGCAGTCAGCCTCCCGGGGCTCCAGGGGCACCTCTCAGGTGGCCGGACTCCCCATCACAACTTCCTAGGAAGTGTCTCTGGGTTCTGGCCCTGGGCAGGGACAAAGTCCACCAGCAGGATGCCATTTTCCCTCTCCAAACCTTCCTTTAACCTGCTTTGGGCCCAGCTGGAGCCAAAGGCCACGCCCTACTTGTCCTCTGGGCTCACATGGTCTGGGGTGAGGAGTGGAGAGCAGGCGTGGTCCACTCTGGGGGACAGAGGAGAATCAGGAAGGGGCCAGGGAAGCCGACCTGGAACGGGCCCCGTGGCTCCTGGGCTGTCAGGCACTGTGCCCCCCTGCCCTTGCACTGCAGAAGCTGGCAGGATACCCTACAGAGTTGGACAAGCTGCAGAATCTCGTGGCCGACTATTGCATGGAGCTGTCAGACATGACAGTCATGTCCAAGGATGCCATGATGATTACGGATGAGGTCAAGGTGAGCTCCCAGGCTGGGGCCCTGCAGAGCTGTCTTGCAAACCTGTCTGGCCCAGGGCCCACCCGGACACCCCTGCCCACACCCTGCCATCACTGGAGGAGTCCAGTGGCTGCCCTGCCAGCCTGCTCTCTCATCCCCCATGAGTCTGGGCAGACGGGGTCCCACCAGACACAGAATCCAGGAAGACCAAAGGGGCAGAGATTTGGCCTGGCCAGGGCAGGTGTCACCCCTTCACCCCATCTATTCTGAGGCCCCTGAAAGGCCAGTGTACCCCTCTTCATGAAGCAGAGCTGCCCTGGGGTGCAGACCTGAtcagggcgggggggggggcagtgcaCAAGCGGGTTCTGGGGGTGGAGATTGGGCAACACAGTCTTGGGGTATAACAGGGCCAAAAGAAGCCATGGGGGCTGGAGCCTGTGGGGGCAGCAGGTAGCCCCCCCAGGGAACCTGGAGCCCTGGGAGAAGATGGAGGGGACAAAGGATCAGACTCATGTTTCCAAATGGGTGCGCTCTGACTGCAGAGATCGGAGGACCAGGGTCGAGATGCTAGTCACGTGGGCCAGACTCCATGTGATGAAGATGGACTTGAGGCCTTTAAGAAGCCGCCCTGATGAGGAGTAGGGGGAGTTAGATGTGCAGGCCAAGGGAGAGGGCAGCGTCCGGGACGTGTGAGCAGGCATGGACGGGCAGCAGATTTAGCCGCCAAAGCCAGACGTGCTGGGAAAGAGGCGGTTTGGGGAAAGATGATGAGCTTTTGTTTAGACACATGGAATCCACTTTAGTGAGTTCTAAGGGGAGCTAGCAAGGTctacaagatggcagagtagaaggatgtgcgccaaaggtccatctggtcaaagctatggttttcccagtactcatgtatgaatgtgagagctggaccataaagaaagctgagcgccgaagaattgatgcttctgaactgtggtgttggagaagactcttgagagtcccctggacagcatggagatcaaaccaatcaaccctaaaggaaatcaatcctgaatattcattggaaggactgatgctgaagctgaagctctgatactttggccacctgatgcaaagaactgactcactagaaaagaccctgatgctgggaaagactgaaggcgggaggagaagggggtgacagaggatgagatggttgggtggcatcaccaacttgatggacatgagtttgagcaagctccgggagttggtgatggacagggaagcctggtgtgctgcagtccatggggtcgcagagagtcagacacgactgaggactgaactgagctgaaggggAGCTGGCAGAGGCGGCAGGGCGGCCCCAGGCGGAGCAGTGAGTGTAATGCAAGGGAGGGCTCAGAGACCAAGAGGGGACACAGGTGCAGCATCCCAGATCAGGAAGACACTGGCTTAGTGCCCCACATGGCCTTAGTGGGACAGACCCGCCCCTTCCCCACGTCCCCAGATGAACATGAGTCAAGGGGAGGCCACCTTCATCGAGGAGCGCCGGGCACGAGAGAACCGGCTGAACCAGCAGAAGAAGCTGATCGACAAGATCCACACCAAGGAGACCAGCGAGAAGTACCGCCGGGTGAGCCAGCCTGTCCGGGCACAGCCCTCTGGGACCCCCAGCGCTCCTCAGCCCCACAGAGGACTCCCCTCACCatgcctcctccctctctccagggCCGGCAGGACTTGGACTTCCCCTCCAACCTGATGGGTCCAGAAACTCTGAAAGGTAAGTGCTCAGCTCCCACAGCCCCAGCCAAGGTCAGGAGAGGTCGGTCACCATGAGGCCGGGTGTCACCTGCAGTGGCCAGGGTGAGGGAGACCGATAAACCCCAACCCCTCCCTGGTGGGACCTGCATAGGGGCGCACCAATGGCCACAGCACTCACTTCAGGGTGCTGCCACTGGCTCTGGGCTCTCAGCCAGGTGTGGCTAACCCCACCACCGCACCCCGCCTCTCAGCTGTAAAATGCACTCAGCAATGCCCGCCCAGAACCCAAGCCCCCCTGAGAAGCTCTACTAAGCCCCGCTGTGCCAGCTGCTTCTGGTCCTCCTCTGGATGGAGCCGCTCGAGGGCTGGCCGAGGAGGGAGCCAGTTAAGATAGAGGCGACTCTGAAGGGTACTCAGCTCTTGGGGGGCCTCCCCTGAGGATGTGGGAGGGGCATCTGACGGCCCACACAGAGCTCCCACGCCCTCCCTGCATGCTGGCCGTCCTTCCCCTCTGCTACGCCCAGTGAAGAGGAGAGAGGCCTCCAAGGCTGACGTCGAATACCAGACGAACGTGACTGCTCTGGTGGAGAAGGTCAAGACTGCTGTGCAGTGCTCCCACCTCTGGGTACTACTCACGGACTCCTAGAtgtgggcagaggggcagggagaggggcccGTCCCCAGCCCAaggcccagctgagcccagccaggCTCTGCAGACACCTTCGCCTGAATGAACACACAAAGCAGCGGCCGCAGATCAGAGTGGAGGGCCTCCCGGGACGCGGATGGCAAACCTGGCTGtggtccagggtcacacagagcccgCGGGAATTTGAGGATTAAACCTCGAGGGGGTGGCCTCCACCTCCAACTCCTTCCCCTTCCCAAACCAACAGCAGCTGCCTCTCCACCTAACCCCCCTTTTACTTTAATCCGCTCTGGGATTATTATTAGTAAACCTTGAGCTCCTGTCCATGGTCCTGACATAAGCTTGTCCATCCTTGGACAAGGGACTCAGAGCCACTTGGTCTCTTGGTGGTGATCTCTCCAACTCTTTGTTGGGGTCGTCTGCCCGTTCTGCCTGTCGTGAGGGTAGCATGCAAGAACACACACTGAGGGCCTCGCAGGCCCTCAACACACCACCACGGTTGACATTACTGACCACTGGGAGCCAGAAGAACCACCTGCCCCCTGGCTCACAGTGGCTGCTCACCCCACTGGCCCTGCCAGGACATTGCTGGCCGGTTCCTGGCTCAGAAGAGCACGGAGGAGGACCTGGAGCTGCAGATGGAGGACTGTGAGGAGAAGCGGGCGCAGCTGGAGGCCTTGATGAAGAAGCTGGAGATAGAGGAGGCCATG includes:
- the CCDC183 gene encoding coiled-coil domain-containing protein 183 isoform X3 translates to MKIRNEAEMEEQIQELKTITRLQDQCRALQIQSVKEKTVKNKATLAHLRSNIRRKSQEWASAKKYDQWTISRACGKDVPMRLANSRCTMEVAREKLRKYVFDRVNVHNVLIHLVRRRGRKLESMQLELAGLKSQPDATKEELRLRQVIRQLENNIEKTTIKITTSQNIHFLYMDLLDHLKKMNMSQGEATFIEERRARENRLNQQKKLIDKIHTKETSEKYRRGRQDLDFPSNLMGPETLKVKRREASKADVEYQTNVTALVEKVKTAVQCSHLWDIAGRFLAQKSTEEDLELQMEDCEEKRAQLEALMKKLEIEEAMLKFRQTPSSVSFKSVEKKMSDMLKEEEDRLQLAHSNMTKSQKLLLTIETGIDNLYIRLMGIPLPTGQKEAAPSTTLDMYSKLAYCEGRLLYLADQVQILAGTEEVNTKVRDALESSTLKEKQNTRISFEEMEEDVIETFQFADVDHSYVPSRAEIKKQGQRLIEEKLKDSGGPTGRGCGASRWEVCREVGCSVWIWALGFRGEGE
- the CCDC183 gene encoding coiled-coil domain-containing protein 183 isoform X2, yielding MKIRNEAEMEEQIQELKTITRLQDQCRALQIQSVKEKTVKNKATLAHLRSNIRRKSQEWASAKKYDQWTISRACGKDVPMRLANSRCTMEVAREKLRKYVFDRVNVHNVLIHLVRRRGRKLESMQLELAGLKSQPDATKEELRLRQVIRQLENNIEKTTIKITTSQNIHFLYMDLLDHLKKKLAGYPTELDKLQNLVADYCMELSDMTVMSKDAMMITDEVKMNMSQGEATFIEERRARENRLNQQKKLIDKIHTKETSEKYRRGRQDLDFPSNLMGPETLKVKRREASKADVEYQTNVTALVEKVKTAVQCSHLWDIAGRFLAQKSTEEDLELQMEDCEEKRAQLEALMKKLEIEEAMLKFRQTPSSVSFKSVEKKMSDMLKEEEDRLQLAHSNMTKSQKLLLTIETGIDNLYIRLMGIPLPTGQKEAAPSTTLDMYSKLAYCEGRLLYLADQVQILAGTEEVNTKVRDALESSTLKEKQNTRISFEEMEEDVIETFQFADVDHSYVPSRAEIKKQGQRLIEEKLKVAKKKKK
- the CCDC183 gene encoding coiled-coil domain-containing protein 183 isoform X1, encoding MKIRNEAEMEEQIQELKTITRLQDQCRALQIQSVKEKTVKNKATLAHLRSNIRRKSQEWASAKKYDQWTISRACGKDVPMRLANSRCTMEVAREKLRKYVFDRVNVHNVLIHLVRRRGRKLESMQLELAGLKSQPDATKEELRLRQVIRQLENNIEKTTIKITTSQNIHFLYMDLLDHLKKKLAGYPTELDKLQNLVADYCMELSDMTVMSKDAMMITDEVKMNMSQGEATFIEERRARENRLNQQKKLIDKIHTKETSEKYRRGRQDLDFPSNLMGPETLKVKRREASKADVEYQTNVTALVEKVKTAVQCSHLWDIAGRFLAQKSTEEDLELQMEDCEEKRAQLEALMKKLEIEEAMLKFRQTPSSVSFKSVEKKMSDMLKEEEDRLQLAHSNMTKSQKLLLTIETGIDNLYIRLMGIPLPTGQKEAAPSTTLDMYSKLAYCEGRLLYLADQVQILAGTEEVNTKVRDALESSTLKEKQNTRISFEEMEEDVIETFQFADVDHSYVPSRAEIKKQGQRLIEEKLKDSGGPTGRGCGASRWEVCREVGCSVWIWALGFRGEGE